From a region of the Aeoliella mucimassa genome:
- a CDS encoding purine-nucleoside phosphorylase, with translation MLDLYDKIEEAVATIRSQWQETPKAGIILGTGLGTLADKIEVEASIEYGDIPHFPVSTATSHRGRLVCGKLNGLPVVAMEGRFHQYEGYPLKQITLPVRVFKALGADTLCVSQAVGGMNPYYKPADVVVLDDHINLMGDNPLVGVNDDRLGPRFPDMSAPYDAELMDVAMEVARRENFVAHKGVSVAVTGPCLETRAEYRFLRMIGADVVGMSTVPEVIVAVHCGLRVFGVAVVTDMCLPDALEPADVEEIIATAGKAEPKLRALFEGVLAHLSK, from the coding sequence ATGCTTGACTTGTACGACAAAATCGAAGAAGCCGTGGCCACCATTCGTAGCCAATGGCAAGAGACTCCCAAGGCGGGCATCATTCTTGGTACCGGGCTGGGGACTTTGGCCGACAAGATCGAGGTCGAGGCTTCCATCGAGTATGGCGACATCCCTCACTTCCCGGTTTCCACCGCGACGAGCCATCGCGGCCGCTTGGTGTGTGGCAAGCTCAACGGGCTGCCGGTCGTCGCGATGGAAGGTCGGTTCCATCAGTACGAAGGTTATCCGCTCAAGCAAATCACGTTGCCGGTTCGCGTGTTCAAGGCTTTGGGTGCCGATACGCTTTGCGTGTCGCAGGCCGTCGGCGGCATGAACCCGTACTACAAGCCGGCCGACGTGGTGGTGCTCGACGACCACATCAACCTGATGGGCGATAACCCGCTGGTCGGCGTGAACGACGACCGCCTTGGTCCCCGCTTCCCCGACATGAGTGCGCCGTACGATGCGGAACTTATGGACGTGGCCATGGAAGTCGCCCGCCGCGAGAACTTCGTTGCCCACAAGGGAGTGTCGGTCGCGGTGACTGGTCCCTGCCTGGAAACCCGTGCGGAGTATCGGTTCCTGCGGATGATCGGCGCCGACGTGGTCGGCATGAGCACCGTGCCTGAAGTGATCGTGGCCGTGCATTGCGGGCTCCGCGTGTTCGGTGTCGCCGTGGTGACCGATATGTGCCTGCCCGACGCGTTGGAACCAGCCGACGTCGAAGAGATCATCGCCACCGCTGGCAAGGCCGAACCCAAACTGCGGGCGCTGTTCGAAGGGGTGCTGGCTCACCTGTCGAAGTAA
- a CDS encoding purine-nucleoside phosphorylase yields MPGKENMTITAAQVTEVAQAVQQRWSAVPKVGVILGSGLGGLADRIAEPTVIEYTELPHLPKSTAIGHAGRLVCGTLAGLPVIAMQGRFHMYEGHPPELVALPVRVMQTLGAELLVVSNAAGGLDPSYQVGDVMVIDDHLNLMFRNPLVGANDPQLGPRWPDMCQPYDQQLADRAQQVAREQGFLCHRGVYVGMLGPTYETRGEYRMVRRLGGDVVGMSTVPEVIVAVQLGMRVLGLSTVTNACSPDQLGETTGEQVVAAAASASDKLMAIVEGVLSSVVSEG; encoded by the coding sequence TTGCCTGGGAAAGAAAATATGACCATCACCGCTGCTCAAGTTACCGAAGTCGCCCAGGCTGTTCAGCAGCGGTGGTCGGCGGTACCGAAGGTGGGCGTTATTTTGGGGTCGGGGCTCGGCGGATTGGCGGATCGTATCGCCGAGCCCACGGTGATTGAGTACACCGAGTTGCCGCACTTGCCAAAGTCCACGGCGATCGGACACGCGGGCCGCCTGGTGTGCGGCACTCTGGCTGGCTTGCCGGTGATTGCCATGCAGGGGCGGTTCCATATGTACGAAGGACACCCTCCCGAATTGGTGGCGCTACCGGTGCGGGTGATGCAAACGCTCGGGGCCGAGTTGCTGGTGGTGTCGAACGCGGCCGGCGGACTCGATCCCAGCTACCAGGTGGGCGACGTGATGGTGATCGACGACCACCTGAATCTGATGTTCCGCAACCCGCTGGTCGGCGCGAACGATCCCCAGTTAGGCCCCCGCTGGCCCGACATGTGCCAGCCTTACGACCAACAGCTGGCCGACCGGGCGCAGCAGGTCGCACGCGAGCAAGGTTTCCTCTGCCATCGCGGAGTGTACGTCGGCATGCTCGGCCCGACCTACGAAACCCGCGGCGAGTACCGCATGGTCCGCCGCCTCGGGGGCGACGTGGTCGGCATGAGCACCGTGCCCGAAGTAATCGTCGCCGTGCAACTCGGCATGCGAGTGCTGGGGCTCTCGACAGTCACCAACGCCTGCAGCCCCGACCAACTCGGCGAAACTACCGGCGAGCAAGTCGTCGCCGCGGCCGCGTCGGCGAGTGATAAGCTAATGGCCATCGTCGAAGGAGTGCTGAGCAGCGTGGTAAGTGAAGGGTAG
- a CDS encoding restriction endonuclease produces the protein MLPMLHGLADGEVHQLRDFYDRLADQFNLTDEERSEVLPSGQQRVVVNRIAWARTYLKKAGLLESVKRGHIRITDAGSRLLATNPESIDQKLLEQYESFREFAHAKPNDSISQEDGELGTPEEIIEAAYKKHRHEIQGELLDTLKNTDPFFFEKVVITLLREMGYGGATGRGLTTPRSSDGGIDGIIYEDKLGLDKVVVQAKRWEGTVGRQVIQAFVGSMDYHRSRKGVVLTTGCYSKEAIEYIDRIEGKTVVLVDGNQLTALMIDHGVGVTRSKRYELSDISQDFFNEDDG, from the coding sequence ATGTTGCCGATGCTGCATGGACTTGCAGATGGAGAAGTTCATCAGTTGCGGGATTTCTACGATCGCTTGGCAGATCAGTTCAACTTAACTGATGAAGAACGCTCTGAGGTTCTTCCAAGTGGCCAGCAGCGTGTTGTCGTCAATCGAATTGCTTGGGCACGCACCTACCTGAAGAAAGCTGGGTTATTGGAGTCAGTTAAGCGGGGGCATATTAGAATTACTGATGCAGGAAGTCGCTTGTTGGCTACAAACCCCGAATCCATTGATCAGAAGCTACTGGAACAATACGAATCATTCCGTGAATTTGCTCATGCTAAGCCAAATGATTCGATTAGTCAGGAGGATGGGGAGTTGGGCACTCCTGAGGAGATCATCGAAGCAGCCTACAAGAAGCACCGCCATGAAATTCAGGGCGAGTTATTGGATACGCTTAAGAATACGGACCCATTCTTCTTTGAAAAGGTCGTTATCACATTGCTGCGAGAGATGGGGTATGGTGGTGCAACTGGCAGAGGTCTGACAACCCCGAGGTCGTCTGATGGTGGCATCGATGGCATTATCTATGAGGACAAGTTAGGACTCGACAAGGTTGTCGTTCAAGCCAAACGCTGGGAAGGAACGGTAGGCCGACAGGTCATTCAGGCGTTCGTTGGCAGTATGGACTATCACCGCTCTCGCAAAGGGGTGGTACTCACTACGGGGTGCTATAGCAAAGAAGCCATCGAGTATATTGATCGTATTGAAGGGAAAACGGTTGTGTTGGTTGATGGAAATCAGCTTACTGCCTTAATGATCGATCATGGAGTAGGTGTAACACGGTCCAAGCGATACGAGTTGTCCGATATTTCTCAAGATTTCTTTAATGAAGATGATGGCTAA
- a CDS encoding thymidine phosphorylase — protein sequence MNPTFLIAKKRDGGELTDGEIADLVRGYVAGEVADYQMSAFTMAVCCRGMSIAETASITEHMLHSGVTLEWPGSDKPEVDKHSTGGIGDKVSLPLAAMLACCGLRVPMISGRGLGATGGTLDKLESIPGFQTNLPLDEMRRVVDQVGCVINGATKELVPADRMLYALRDVTATIESIPLITASIMSKKLAEGLDALVLDVKHGSGAFMKTLDDAQKLARSMVDTGKRMGVPTVAVITDMNQPLGRLAGNAVEVDESLALLEGRGPDDLVEVTLALGAELLVMTGQANDLASATTALQATIDDGLAMEKFAEMVRAQGGDLDAVRPVAPAQPLLAGTAGYVTRIDTQEIGRAIIELGGGRRRKEDVLDLSVGVEMLVRLGDQVQVDQPLANVLAAPDAADLAKQMLRSAIEVSESPTSVPPLIVERVE from the coding sequence ATGAATCCTACTTTTCTGATTGCCAAGAAGCGTGACGGCGGTGAGCTTACCGATGGCGAGATTGCCGACCTGGTGCGGGGGTACGTGGCCGGCGAGGTGGCCGACTATCAGATGTCGGCATTCACCATGGCAGTTTGTTGTCGCGGGATGTCGATCGCCGAGACCGCGTCGATTACCGAGCACATGTTGCACTCCGGCGTGACGCTCGAGTGGCCGGGTTCCGACAAGCCAGAGGTCGATAAGCACTCGACCGGCGGCATCGGCGACAAGGTGTCGTTACCGCTCGCGGCGATGCTCGCTTGCTGCGGGTTGCGGGTGCCGATGATCTCGGGGCGAGGCCTCGGGGCGACCGGCGGAACGCTCGACAAGCTCGAATCGATTCCGGGGTTCCAAACCAATTTGCCGCTCGACGAGATGCGACGCGTGGTCGATCAGGTCGGCTGCGTCATCAACGGGGCGACCAAGGAGTTGGTGCCTGCCGATCGCATGCTGTACGCGCTGCGAGACGTGACCGCGACCATCGAGTCGATTCCGCTGATCACGGCTAGCATCATGAGCAAGAAACTGGCCGAAGGACTCGACGCGTTGGTGCTTGACGTGAAGCATGGCAGCGGGGCGTTCATGAAAACACTCGACGACGCTCAGAAGCTCGCCCGCTCGATGGTCGACACCGGCAAGCGGATGGGAGTGCCGACGGTCGCGGTGATCACCGACATGAACCAGCCGCTTGGCCGACTCGCGGGCAACGCGGTAGAAGTCGACGAGTCGCTGGCGTTGCTCGAAGGTCGCGGGCCTGACGATTTAGTGGAAGTCACGCTGGCCCTGGGGGCCGAGCTGCTGGTGATGACCGGGCAGGCGAACGATCTGGCGTCCGCCACCACGGCGTTGCAAGCGACCATCGACGATGGGTTGGCCATGGAGAAGTTTGCCGAGATGGTGCGGGCGCAAGGGGGCGACCTCGACGCGGTTCGCCCAGTGGCTCCCGCGCAACCGTTGCTGGCGGGCACCGCAGGCTACGTGACGCGAATCGATACGCAGGAAATCGGCCGGGCGATTATCGAACTCGGCGGCGGTCGACGTCGCAAAGAGGATGTGCTCGACCTGTCGGTCGGCGTTGAAATGCTCGTGCGTTTGGGCGATCAGGTACAAGTGGATCAACCGCTGGCCAACGTGCTGGCCGCGCCCGATGCGGCCGACCTGGCGAAGCAGATGCTGCGCTCGGCGATAGAAGTCTCGGAGTCGCCGACGAGTGTTCCCCCGCTAATCGTGGAGCGGGTGGAGTGA
- a CDS encoding BaiN/RdsA family NAD(P)/FAD-dependent oxidoreductase → MTPRNDSADVVIVGAGAAGLMAAARAANRGRRVVLLEKNNKPGAKILMSGGTRCNLTHATDRRTLADAFPREQARFLRSPLAALGPEELVEYFHAAGLSTKVAETGKVFPTSDRALDVQLTLLKLLKESGAQLALGEAVSTIERTDQHFTVATSKRTLQTPQVILATGGQSYPGCGTTGDGYVWAKHLGHSIVPPRPALVPLKTSEDWLHELSGLTMPDVTVSAFETNQPKPLARDRGSLLFTHFGLSGPAAMNVSRAITATPKNHLPRVELDLLPDVTEEQLVQELKQLSGKRVVRGYLAERLPTRLADALLQVAQVPLDRQAAEFGKKERAAIVRSIKHLSLATHGTLGFVKAEVTAGGVALDEVDSRDMQSKCCEGLYLIGEVLDIDGPIGGYNFQAAFSTGWLAGERV, encoded by the coding sequence ATGACACCCCGTAACGACTCGGCCGACGTCGTCATCGTCGGAGCCGGCGCTGCCGGACTCATGGCAGCCGCGCGGGCTGCCAACCGCGGACGACGAGTCGTGCTGCTCGAAAAGAACAACAAGCCGGGCGCCAAGATTCTGATGTCGGGCGGCACCCGCTGCAATCTCACGCACGCCACCGATCGTAGAACGCTGGCCGATGCGTTTCCGCGCGAGCAAGCCCGCTTCCTCCGCAGCCCGCTGGCCGCACTGGGTCCCGAGGAACTGGTGGAGTACTTCCACGCAGCCGGCTTGTCGACCAAAGTCGCGGAAACCGGCAAAGTGTTTCCCACCAGCGACCGGGCTCTCGACGTGCAACTCACCTTGCTCAAACTGCTCAAGGAAAGCGGAGCCCAGCTCGCTCTTGGCGAAGCGGTGTCGACCATCGAGCGAACCGACCAACACTTTACCGTGGCGACCTCGAAACGCACGCTGCAAACTCCTCAAGTCATACTCGCTACCGGTGGTCAGTCGTACCCCGGCTGCGGTACTACCGGCGATGGTTACGTGTGGGCCAAGCACCTGGGGCACTCGATCGTGCCCCCCCGCCCTGCCCTGGTACCGCTCAAAACCAGCGAAGACTGGTTGCACGAACTCTCGGGCCTGACGATGCCGGATGTCACGGTCTCGGCTTTTGAGACGAACCAGCCCAAACCGCTCGCTCGCGATCGTGGCTCGCTGCTGTTCACCCACTTCGGCCTCTCCGGCCCAGCCGCGATGAACGTCAGCCGGGCGATCACTGCGACACCGAAAAACCACCTTCCGCGGGTAGAACTCGACTTGCTGCCCGACGTGACCGAAGAGCAACTCGTGCAAGAACTCAAGCAACTCTCCGGCAAGCGAGTGGTCCGCGGCTACCTGGCCGAACGACTCCCCACGCGACTGGCCGACGCACTGCTGCAAGTCGCTCAAGTACCGCTCGATCGCCAGGCGGCCGAGTTTGGCAAGAAGGAGCGGGCAGCCATCGTGCGATCGATCAAGCACCTGTCGTTGGCTACGCATGGCACGCTCGGTTTTGTGAAAGCCGAAGTCACCGCTGGCGGCGTCGCCCTCGACGAGGTTGACTCGAGAGACATGCAAAGCAAATGTTGCGAGGGACTCTACCTGATCGGCGAAGTGCTCGACATCGATGGCCCTATCGGGGGGTACAACTTCCAGGCCGCGTTCAGCACCGGCTGGCTCGCCGGCGAGCGGGTTTAG
- the rnc gene encoding ribonuclease III, with product MSELNASHEVQVDFEACQARIGYYFKNLSLLESALTHASGAENRLASNERMEFLGDAILGSVVCQRLFLDFPEHLEGELTRLKSIVVSRKTCAKVSTAMALDQFLILGKGMTTHPEVPSSVLAAVFEALVAAIFLDGGGEAAKEFIERCMVPEIELAESGEMGRNYKSQLQQLAQREHGVTPNYRLVDEKGPDHSKCFQVAAEIGDQRFSPAWGKSKKESEQRAAANAIYGLRGEDAPYGDEFLEDEYQDGEPVPNDMTAGADDTP from the coding sequence ATGTCTGAGCTTAACGCCTCGCACGAGGTGCAGGTTGACTTCGAAGCGTGCCAAGCGCGCATCGGGTATTATTTCAAGAATCTCTCCTTGCTGGAGTCGGCCCTCACGCATGCTTCGGGGGCCGAAAACCGCTTGGCTTCGAACGAGCGGATGGAGTTCCTTGGCGACGCGATTCTCGGCTCGGTTGTTTGCCAACGCTTGTTTTTAGACTTTCCCGAGCACCTCGAAGGCGAGCTCACCCGACTCAAGTCGATCGTGGTCAGTCGCAAAACGTGTGCGAAGGTCAGCACCGCCATGGCGCTCGACCAGTTCTTGATCCTCGGCAAAGGCATGACTACCCACCCCGAGGTGCCTTCCAGCGTGCTGGCTGCGGTGTTCGAAGCCTTGGTAGCTGCCATCTTTCTCGACGGCGGCGGCGAAGCAGCGAAGGAGTTTATCGAACGCTGTATGGTGCCCGAGATCGAACTCGCCGAGTCGGGCGAGATGGGACGCAACTACAAGTCGCAGCTGCAACAACTCGCCCAGCGCGAGCATGGCGTTACGCCGAACTACCGCCTGGTCGACGAAAAAGGCCCCGACCACAGCAAGTGCTTCCAGGTCGCTGCCGAGATCGGCGACCAGCGATTCTCCCCCGCATGGGGAAAGAGCAAAAAGGAATCGGAACAGCGAGCCGCGGCCAACGCCATCTACGGGCTCCGCGGCGAAGACGCCCCCTACGGCGACGAGTTCCTGGAAGACGAGTACCAAGACGGCGAACCTGTTCCGAACGACATGACTGCAGGCGCCGATGACACCCCGTAA
- a CDS encoding HAD family hydrolase, whose protein sequence is MTTSFLYFDLGNVLLKFNNERAIRQVADLTGADHDQLAALMAGEREQDGLQWRFEAGEFSDDEFFEIVCREFSIAPDRAAFEVAASDMFEPIAESFALIPQLKAAGHRLGILSNTNAIHWRFLLDGRFAVLNDQFAEYVTSFDAQSMKPDRRIYDVAIEQAGVPASEVFFVDDKLVNVEGALAAGLDAVQYIGHEQLLFDLAARGIEVPC, encoded by the coding sequence ATGACTACTTCGTTTCTCTACTTCGATCTGGGTAACGTACTGCTGAAGTTCAACAACGAGCGGGCGATTCGCCAGGTCGCCGACCTTACGGGGGCCGACCACGACCAGCTTGCCGCGCTGATGGCCGGCGAACGCGAGCAGGATGGTCTGCAATGGCGGTTCGAGGCCGGCGAGTTTTCGGACGACGAGTTTTTCGAAATCGTATGTCGCGAGTTCAGCATTGCGCCCGATCGGGCAGCGTTCGAGGTCGCCGCTTCCGACATGTTCGAACCGATTGCCGAGAGCTTTGCTTTAATTCCCCAGTTGAAAGCGGCTGGGCATCGGTTGGGCATCCTGTCGAATACCAACGCTATCCACTGGCGGTTTCTTTTGGATGGTCGATTTGCCGTGCTCAACGATCAGTTCGCTGAGTACGTGACCAGCTTCGACGCCCAGAGCATGAAACCCGATCGACGCATCTACGACGTGGCCATCGAGCAGGCGGGGGTGCCTGCTAGCGAAGTGTTCTTCGTGGACGACAAGCTCGTGAATGTCGAAGGAGCGCTGGCGGCTGGCCTCGACGCGGTGCAGTACATCGGGCACGAGCAGCTATTGTTCGACTTGGCCGCGCGGGGAATCGAAGTGCCATGCTAG
- the waaF gene encoding lipopolysaccharide heptosyltransferase II, with amino-acid sequence MRIALFLPNWIGDVVMATPAIRALRKMLGDEGELIGVMRPYVAEVLAGTPWLDEQILYKPDVKQGEYAGRTAIARLRAARPDVAVLLTNSLRTGWMAWRSGAGTRIGTARNLRRLLINKRVAEDHSPTIDSYLRVAYAAGSGIEMPQLELATTVEDEAAADSVWRVLDLPVNNRVVVMNSGGAYGAAKHWPAEHFAAVAQRLAHEQNLHVLVNCGPQERDIARTIVKLAGDRRVVSLADFDVPLGLTKACIRRARLLLTTDSGPRFFGLAFGRPVISLFGPTSPEHTETHDPNETALTLNLDCQPCMARTCPLGHHACMRDLSVDHVYATIDEALRRTQTSAA; translated from the coding sequence ATGCGGATCGCATTATTTCTGCCCAACTGGATTGGTGATGTGGTAATGGCCACGCCGGCTATTCGTGCCTTGCGCAAGATGCTAGGTGACGAAGGGGAGCTGATCGGCGTTATGCGTCCATACGTGGCCGAGGTGCTAGCTGGCACCCCGTGGCTCGATGAGCAGATCCTGTACAAGCCCGATGTCAAGCAAGGCGAGTATGCCGGTCGGACGGCCATTGCTCGCCTGCGTGCCGCCCGGCCCGACGTGGCCGTGCTGCTTACCAACTCGCTGCGCACCGGGTGGATGGCCTGGCGAAGCGGCGCCGGCACTCGCATCGGTACCGCTCGCAACCTGCGACGACTACTAATTAACAAACGCGTGGCTGAGGATCACAGCCCGACCATCGATTCCTACCTGCGCGTTGCCTACGCTGCGGGAAGTGGTATCGAGATGCCGCAGCTTGAGTTGGCGACCACCGTCGAAGACGAAGCCGCCGCCGACTCGGTATGGCGAGTGCTCGATTTGCCGGTGAACAATCGCGTGGTCGTGATGAACTCGGGTGGCGCTTACGGGGCTGCCAAGCATTGGCCCGCTGAGCACTTTGCCGCGGTGGCTCAGCGACTAGCCCACGAACAGAATCTGCATGTGCTGGTCAATTGCGGGCCGCAGGAACGCGACATCGCCCGCACCATCGTCAAACTGGCGGGCGATCGTCGGGTGGTGAGCCTGGCCGATTTCGATGTGCCACTCGGCCTGACCAAGGCTTGCATCCGCCGGGCGCGGTTGTTGTTGACGACCGATAGCGGTCCGCGGTTCTTCGGCCTGGCGTTTGGTCGGCCGGTGATTTCACTGTTCGGCCCCACGTCGCCGGAGCATACCGAGACGCACGATCCCAACGAAACCGCGCTGACGCTGAATCTCGATTGCCAGCCCTGCATGGCTCGCACTTGCCCGCTGGGGCATCACGCCTGCATGCGGGATTTGTCGGTCGACCACGTCTACGCGACCATCGACGAAGCCCTGCGACGCACGCAAACCTCGGCAGCCTGA
- a CDS encoding ATP-binding protein, which yields MSDFEKLGSFYLGREHDLATGETSAAPLLYRSKDLTTHAVCVGMTGSGKTGLCLSLLEEAALDGVPAIAIDPKGDLGNLLLAFPKLAPSDFRPWIDESEAARKGKTPDEYAEATAELWKSGLEQWGEGPQRIQNYCDSVERVIYTPGSTAGIPITVLKSFAAPPKELLDDVDEMRERIQSAASGVLALLGIQADPVQSREHIFLSNILNTAWQEGRDLSVAELIRSIQKPPFDKVGIMDLETFYSAADRTDLAMKLNNLLASPSFAGWMQGAPLSIKDLLYSAEGKPRLSILSIAHLNDSERMFFVTILLNELLAWMRTQPGTSSLRALLYMDEVFGYFPPVGEPPSKRPMLTLLKQARAFGLGCVLATQNPVDLDYKGLSNCGTWFLGRLQTERDKARVIEGLEGASAQAGAKFNKRAMEVTLAALGSRVFLMNNVHEEAPKVFHTRWAMSYLGGPLTRGAIKTLMDPVREKFTSQSQATSAPSAESGAPKPTRPVVPGDVIERFVATKGVLPEGQRLEYRAGLVADTRVHFVSKTHEVDRWLDRQAMVAVSSPLASGAWQQAEVLEQPYQLLEAPEAEAGFDELPTELLQAKSYKKLADDLEDHLYRTEKLEKWEAKQLDLYSEVGESEGDFRQRLVVKAREARDREIDEVEARYKKKIDTASDRVERAKAYYDEQNTQFWARVGSFVWTIIDMVLAVISGGKTTRRRSSSASAARRAATERGQAQRAKLKLDQAVAALEECQRERDETIEQLREEFDPQRLVLEPIAVSPRKSDIDVAGVTLAWLPYAVDEKGLSQPLY from the coding sequence ATGTCCGACTTCGAGAAACTGGGTTCCTTCTATCTTGGCCGCGAACACGATTTGGCCACCGGCGAAACGTCGGCCGCGCCGCTGCTGTATCGTAGCAAGGACCTGACCACCCACGCGGTCTGCGTCGGAATGACCGGCAGCGGTAAAACCGGTTTGTGTTTGTCGCTGCTCGAAGAGGCCGCGCTCGACGGAGTGCCAGCCATTGCGATCGATCCCAAAGGCGACCTGGGCAACTTGCTGCTCGCGTTTCCCAAACTCGCGCCGAGCGACTTTCGGCCTTGGATCGACGAGAGCGAAGCAGCCCGCAAAGGCAAGACTCCCGACGAGTACGCCGAGGCAACTGCCGAGCTATGGAAGAGCGGGCTCGAGCAGTGGGGCGAGGGGCCGCAGCGGATTCAGAACTATTGCGATTCAGTCGAGCGAGTGATCTACACGCCAGGTTCGACCGCAGGAATCCCGATCACGGTGCTCAAGTCGTTCGCGGCTCCGCCGAAGGAGTTGCTCGACGATGTCGACGAGATGCGCGAACGTATTCAATCGGCCGCCAGCGGGGTGCTTGCCCTCTTGGGAATTCAGGCCGATCCGGTGCAGAGTCGCGAGCACATCTTCTTATCCAATATCTTGAACACTGCCTGGCAGGAAGGTCGCGACCTGAGTGTCGCCGAACTGATTCGTAGCATCCAGAAGCCGCCGTTCGACAAGGTGGGCATCATGGATCTCGAAACCTTCTACTCCGCGGCCGATCGTACCGACTTGGCGATGAAGCTCAACAACCTGCTGGCGTCGCCGAGCTTTGCGGGGTGGATGCAGGGGGCACCGCTCTCGATCAAAGACTTGCTGTATAGCGCCGAGGGCAAGCCGCGGCTTTCGATCCTATCGATCGCTCATCTGAACGACAGCGAGCGAATGTTCTTCGTGACCATTCTGCTGAACGAACTCCTGGCCTGGATGCGCACCCAGCCTGGCACCAGCAGCTTACGGGCACTGTTGTACATGGACGAAGTGTTTGGCTACTTTCCGCCGGTCGGCGAGCCACCCAGTAAGCGGCCGATGCTCACCCTGCTCAAGCAAGCCCGGGCGTTTGGCTTGGGGTGCGTGCTGGCGACGCAGAACCCGGTGGATCTCGACTACAAAGGCCTGTCGAACTGCGGCACTTGGTTTCTCGGCCGACTGCAAACCGAACGCGACAAAGCCCGCGTGATCGAAGGGCTCGAAGGGGCTTCGGCCCAGGCGGGGGCGAAGTTCAACAAGCGGGCGATGGAAGTCACACTGGCTGCGCTCGGTAGTCGCGTGTTCCTGATGAATAACGTGCACGAAGAAGCGCCGAAGGTGTTTCATACGCGCTGGGCGATGAGCTACCTAGGCGGGCCGTTGACCCGCGGGGCGATCAAGACGTTGATGGACCCGGTGCGAGAGAAGTTCACATCACAGTCGCAAGCTACGTCGGCACCCTCCGCCGAGTCCGGCGCACCCAAGCCCACCCGCCCGGTGGTGCCAGGCGACGTAATCGAACGCTTTGTCGCTACCAAGGGAGTGTTGCCTGAAGGCCAGCGATTGGAATACCGCGCCGGGTTGGTCGCCGACACGCGAGTGCACTTCGTAAGCAAGACGCACGAGGTCGATCGCTGGCTCGATCGTCAGGCGATGGTGGCTGTTAGCAGCCCTTTGGCTTCCGGCGCATGGCAACAGGCGGAGGTGCTGGAGCAGCCGTACCAACTGCTGGAAGCACCGGAAGCCGAAGCGGGGTTCGACGAACTTCCAACCGAATTGCTGCAAGCCAAGTCGTATAAGAAGCTGGCTGACGACCTGGAGGATCATCTCTATCGCACCGAGAAGCTCGAGAAGTGGGAAGCCAAGCAGTTGGACCTCTACTCCGAAGTCGGCGAGAGCGAGGGGGACTTCCGCCAGCGACTGGTGGTGAAAGCCCGCGAGGCCCGCGATCGCGAAATCGACGAGGTCGAAGCTCGTTACAAAAAGAAGATCGATACCGCCAGCGATCGAGTCGAGCGGGCGAAGGCCTACTACGACGAGCAGAACACCCAGTTTTGGGCTCGAGTTGGAAGCTTCGTGTGGACTATCATCGACATGGTGCTGGCGGTCATTTCGGGGGGCAAGACCACCCGCCGGCGGTCGTCGAGTGCCTCGGCCGCCCGGCGAGCAGCCACCGAACGAGGGCAGGCCCAGCGGGCGAAGTTGAAGCTCGATCAGGCCGTCGCAGCCCTCGAAGAGTGCCAGCGGGAACGGGACGAGACCATCGAGCAGCTTCGAGAAGAGTTCGATCCGCAGCGGCTGGTGCTCGAGCCGATAGCGGTATCGCCCCGCAAGAGCGACATCGACGTCGCCGGGGTCACGCTGGCCTGGCTCCCCTACGCGGTCGACGAAAAGGGGCTTTCGCAGCCGCTGTACTAG
- a CDS encoding zinc metallopeptidase, whose amino-acid sequence MFLPFDPLYLLMLAPAMLLAFWAQARVQSNYQKASRVRARLSGKGAARLILDSAGLHDVPIEPIAGQMTDHYDPSHKVLRLSQGVYDQPSMAAVGIAAHEAGHAIQDARHYAPLVIRNLAVPAGQFGGSFGMLTLMAGLVLSQLSTSGGGLGSLLCIAGMVMFAAVVVFQLINLPVEFDASARAKRQLVEHQIVSREEMHYINGVLNSAALTYVAATAQAVLTLVYLLIRFGGGRDE is encoded by the coding sequence ATGTTTCTTCCCTTCGACCCACTCTATCTATTGATGCTCGCGCCGGCCATGTTGCTGGCGTTCTGGGCCCAGGCTCGTGTGCAGTCGAATTATCAAAAGGCGTCGCGGGTGCGTGCGCGGTTGTCGGGCAAGGGGGCCGCGCGGCTCATCCTCGACTCGGCCGGGCTGCACGACGTGCCAATTGAACCGATTGCCGGTCAGATGACCGATCACTACGATCCTTCGCACAAAGTTTTGCGACTGAGCCAAGGGGTTTACGATCAGCCGTCGATGGCCGCGGTGGGCATTGCCGCCCACGAAGCGGGGCACGCCATCCAGGATGCCCGACATTACGCGCCGTTGGTAATCCGGAATCTGGCCGTACCAGCGGGACAATTTGGCGGAAGTTTCGGCATGCTTACCTTGATGGCCGGGCTCGTGCTCTCGCAGCTGTCGACCTCCGGCGGGGGCCTTGGCAGCCTGCTGTGCATTGCCGGTATGGTGATGTTCGCCGCGGTGGTGGTGTTTCAGTTGATCAATCTGCCGGTGGAATTCGATGCCAGCGCCCGGGCAAAACGGCAGTTGGTCGAGCACCAGATCGTCAGCCGGGAGGAGATGCACTACATCAACGGCGTGCTCAATTCGGCCGCCCTCACCTACGTGGCCGCCACCGCCCAGGCGGTGCTGACGCTCGTGTACCTGCTGATCCGTTTTGGTGGTGGCCGCGACGAATAG